Genomic window (Magnolia sinica isolate HGM2019 chromosome 6, MsV1, whole genome shotgun sequence):
ttgacattagctatttaggtagttaatttagcttaggccttacactaaaaaattgaagtttacaattactaaacagtctaaacttacCGACACGAATGTGCTCCAATTGTGCTCGCAACCACTGGCAGAgcacgtgagtccaagaatcctcatagccagcttctttagagctggatccttcctgttcgggtccactccataggcagcccaccagtcagctgagaaaaacagtttaagtaggttagagtcactttgtagaaaaactatttgtaagacactaagactgacattcatagtagtacttactgggtaatttcattgttcgatgccttattacgatatcccttgagaatatcccctCAGTTTTTGTATAGAAGTTcagcaaagttgagatcttgtcctgttctTCTCTATTTGGAATAATTCTTTCCAAGACAttcataaatccaaccatatgcatagtaagTGCTTCTGGTGGATCAACAGAAGTGAATAAACAAGCTGGGTTAAGGATGCAAGCAGTtgaatacaatggagatgacatttggctcccccatcttctatctataatatctaaaattggcttCTAATAACGGTCTCTAtggttaaaatggtccatgatcttatttttcgccctctccatcgcatcagatatgtagcccattgcaggcttctcatccttgtccaccaatcgcaacacagtgactaagggctcggatgcttttagcacctttaccACTAGTGTCTAAAAACTTTGCgaaaggattgtttgttgaacctgttTCCCCTCAgtcttctttgaccaaggcctacttgtaaaatcggccgacactacaaagcttctaagttttgatttttttgcatgcagtctttgtagtgttaaaaaggctgtagcgaaaTAGGTGACTGCTGGACATAGCAAGTTACcctcaatgtgttttctcattcgactgagaagaatgacgtgtttgtacataaagaccgtgattcttctagcccttccAATCACACTTATAAATaacctacctatatcttctaacataagatcaacataatgggccgcataaggggtccaaaataaacgacgCCTCTTCTTCATAAGAAGACGTCTGACCATTACATATGAGGCTACGTtgtctgtaattacttgtataacATATTCCTCACCTATTTCCTCAACTGCATTATCTAGTAAACTATACAAGTATTCTCCTATGTGTGAATGACCCGATGCATCCgcggacttcaagaacattgtcccaactggacaatttaccaaaaagttaatgagagaccgaccgAACCTATCGATCCATCTCTTGACAATTAGTGAACACCCATATGTTttccacgattccttatattcagtTATGAAGAATCGTGTATATTCAATTTCAATTTTCAGGCTTGtttccctcatttcatgatatgaaggaggtttaagcccaggtccaaattgacctatagcctcaaccattactttgaagcctctcgatttaacggcgttgaaagcaatgccggtttggtaaaaccacttgaCAATttattgaatagtggttttcctATGTTTTTGTTTATATCGGTTCTataaagttgtttgagccggccctttgcctctacccctttggtcgatcacatcctcggggtgtggtctacaccatctattcatcggcccatgccctcgggctcttttcgaGACCGTTGGTCATACTTGTTGTCTAGACCGGCCTGTTGAAGTAGggggagtgggactagcttcatctacattaactacgtttatatcttcatatgcatcttgttcccAATATTCCTCCTGAAGTAGGGTACTATCGCTTCTCTTTCTTGACTGTTTTTTCATATACTCCATAATCTCCATTCGGATTTTCGGAGTAATTTTGtcacatgcttttgcatttgacctcgataaatgtgcaaggtgttgcttgtgccttgcaatgccactGGAACCCACGTACCCACATAACTCATATACTATGTGACTCTTTTCCGAAACACTACGGTAGTGCCTAcacttccaacccgggtcattcgacttgggtttcatggaggaagattgggaagaagacattatgttagtggtgtgtgtattgattgctAGTAGCCTAGTATTATAAagtaactagaaagtaaactaaaaagtaaaaactaaagtaagagactaagagTAAAGAgactacagagagagagagagagagagagagagagagagagagagagagagagagttgagttacacttgtagaaagggagaagaagagggaaaagaaaaggagaaagagagagagttgagttacacttctAGACTTGTAGTAAAAAAGAGGGCAGAtagagatttacacacaaacaaaattacaattacaaatttaaaaagaggttccaaattcttcaatcttcacttcttgtccaaGTTGTCTTCACTCTTCACTTTTGCCTTAAGTCCTTGACCCTTGAGTCTTGATCTTGATTCTAGAATTATGTAGAATGTAGACTTGTAAAGTTGTGTTGTTGTAAGTTGAAAGTTGTAACGCTAAATCACTAACACAAcactaacttgtaacttgtaacaaagtaacaatgtaacaaacaaactaaaaaaaaatgttggaagttgttagaaaacttagaacttggatattatgaaactttaagagagaatgagatagaaagagagatggataatagattagaaactagaaagagagatagaaagagagagtggtgggtgTGTTGGGTGAATATTTATAACTTGGAATAATTAGAAattagaaagagagttcaattcaATGGATGGAGAGCTTGGTTGTCTTGTAATGTCTCTCAAATCTTAATTTTTGAATCCTTGTGGATGTATGTATgtcccttgattgaaacttcaatcttGAAAAAAATATGGATGGAGGAGTGGAGCTTGGGGCTTCGAATTGTGTAAGAGAGTGTAAGAGAGcaaaatagagatagagagagtttgagcttcgagtgcatgtaggagtgcttagaatccctttttatagagaaaaaaatcaggattaaaaaaaaaattaaaattttccaacGGTTAGTAGAGCTGAGCATGTTTGACTCGATCCGACCAGATCCAACCCGATTCGAACTgaaccgatggcctggatcggtgcggttcgAGCAGGATCAGGCAGATCTGACCGTTAATCGGATTGGGTACGGGTCAATGTCAATTCGGACCGGACCGATCCGAAATCGGATTTGATTGGATCCGATCTGATTTGGACCGGATGTATTAATAACTAATAATTTACTATTTTACCGcttatccatatatatatatatgtatatatatatatataccggcAACATTAGAAAGAACCGTCTCAGGAAGCTGCTTTGGATCACCAACCTTCAAGAAGAGATTTCAAATTAGGCTCAACCATTGATCATTAATCAGGTATTTGCCAAATCCATGAAGCAATTACCATAATACATTTGGTTCCATTTGATTTTAGAAGCTGTAGAGGAATCAGAGTTGCCGGTTCAAGAGCTTAAATTTGTAAACAAGAAAGCAAAATCAGCAGAGTAgggttcataaaaccaaaatcTGGTTCagtgttaaaaataaataaataaacaaccaaCAGATCAACATGTAGGATAGAATGAAGAAATATACTTGAGCTGCTTCATCAATAACAACAGCATGAAACAGAGAATCTTTAGATGGGTTTCCAAATCTGAAACCAGAAATGGGTTCTGAGCAAACTCCATAAAGATCACCACTACAGTCACTGAGAGTAGTCATCACCATTTCGGCTTCCCTTAAGATTGCTTTGCGTAATTTGTGCTTAAGTGCTTTGACTTCGTCGGAAGATCTCCTTTCTCGAGACTGAGCAGCCGCTAGATGCACACAAATAGCTTTCTTTTGTGCATACAGAACTTTGAGCTTCGCCCCAATTACTTCATCTGACATTTCCTGCTTGGCATCCTCTATAGGGTCCCCATCTTCTGAAAGGCTTTTTGCATCCACATTGCCATCTCTTAAGTTAGCAAGTTTAGACTCATAGAACCGAATGCTATCAACTAATTTTTCTAATTTAGAACAGAGTGCCATGGAAGAATCACCGTCTGTATCATTTTTTGCATCACTTCCATTCATCTTAAAACAGAAACATCTCCCGAATTCGCAATcttcttaaaattttcaaaaataaaaataaaaaaatggaccgatccgaaccttgcccaatctgatccgactcggttttcctgattGAATCGGACTTGGATCGGTTCAGGTCAGCAGGGGTTCGGATTGGTCCGAGTTAGATGACCCGGACTCAGTCCCGGATCCGATCGTGTTTGGGTCAGGCCATGTAGAATCCGGACCGactcgagttggacccaatccgattcgactcggtccgatgccgaGCTCTAACGGTtagaaatctgaccgttggcaactatgcgatcgcatatcatggcaaatgtggcatatgcgatcacatgtgcaatgatcgcatatgccactgtcGCATATGCGAATGTGCATTTGCACATGACAACGTTGCTATCAACtgatatattggccgataatATTGTTATCGCATGCAAGCGATAAGAAACCCACAAAAAACACtcggaattttttttaaaaaaagattctTTGTATCTTGTGATATATTGAAGGATATCGCACGATTTTCGTCGATATTGTCACAATTTTTGTCGATATTGTTAGGATATCATGTATTATTTGTGGATTTTATGACAGACTCACGGATTTATTGCAGATTCTGTCACGAACTCACAAGCCTACTGTAGCAAACAACCATATTTCGACGATAAAATGGCCGGAGATGTCGGGGTTGCATAATTACCGaaaatcgatttttttttttttaaatgaaaatcttTGAATCGATGTGAGAGAAGGGATTGCAGTACCTGTAGAAGAAGATTGTGTAATCGGACTaagaatttggtgggccactccatcgATCGACAGCGGTGCATTGTAAGTgtgatttcctttttcttttcttcgaaTGGATAAAGATTCAAATGGCAACAAAGATTTCAGCAAGAAATCCGTTAAAATCGTGGAGATTTGGCTTCGGAAAGGGAGAAATTTTAGGAAATTTGGGGTTCCGGTCCATCCGGAACCCTCTTTCTTCGAAAATGGCTTCAGCTGATCCCTTTTACAGGGAAATTCGatcgctcttatcgtactgagtaaactctgttgggcccatcgtgaatgtatgtggtttatccatgtcatccatccgtttttccagcttgtttaaagggttgagcccaaaactgaagcatatccaaagctcaagtggaccataccataggaaatagtgggaataatgatttccaccgttgaaaccttgctaggctccactatgatatttatttgtcatccaactggtCATAAGaccacaaaaacatggatgaagggaaaacacaaaaataagcttgatccaaaacttttgtggcccccaggaatttttcaacggtggacgttcaattcacattgtttccggtggtgtggtccatttgagctttggatatgctttatttttggctcaagccctaaaattatatggtaaattggatggaaggagtggataaaatatataaatggaTGGATGCTTTATttgaccccacaaagtttactcagtacgcttagcgtagtGAGTTACACTGGACGTGGATttgctgcgaaagccttttgtagGAATTTACTACGCtggaaacctatgtggggcccagcgtgatgtttgtgagaaatccatatcgtccatccgttttatgagctcattttagtgtgtgagaccaaaagtgagtagGATCCAAGACACAAGTGGtccatactaaaggaaaatgtcgTTATTGAAATTCCTACTGTTTAAACCTCCTTGAGGTCGACAGTGATGTAAAcacgccatccataccgttcataatgtcattcctacagggatgaactgaaaacacaaatattagtattattcaaaacttttgtggccccacgaatatttcaattgtggacattcaatcctcacgttttcggcccacttaggTATTAGATCTGGCTtgtttttggcctcatgtcctaaaatgaactcacaaaacggatgtatggagtggatttctcacaaacatcacagtgggccccaccttggttccAAGCTTAGGAACTCCCCCCGAAAGGCTTTCGTAGCAGATCCGCATCCAGTTACACTTTAGGTGGCTCAGGTCGGACCTTGATTGTCGGGCTCACACTGATttgtgtcttaaatccacactgaccaacatttttgaaagatcattttaagctatgatcccaaaaacgaagcagatccaaatcttatgtgggccattctacaggaaacaatagtgattgaatcctcaccattaaaaactttatggggcccaacagaatgtttatttgccatctaacctgttgataaggtcacaaagatctagatgaagagaccagacaaatatcaaattgatttaaaacttgtggtccacgagaagtttttaatggtcgattaccactgtttcgtgtattatggtccacttgggatttggatctgcttcatattttgaatcattccttaaaatgagctttcaatagttatggatggtgtggatgtattcACATACGTCAAAGTGCCCCcaacagtcaggggtcccacccacctcgttgGATcctgggatgcggattgcgtactgacaacGTCAGTAGTGAGGTGGCTATTGACactactctgtgggccccacacgatgtgtgttttatccagccccaaggtattcaaaatcggttacgtatcggccgtaacggtcgATACGTAACGGTAAGGGTTGATACCGTTACGCAATACGACTCCAAAACGGGGCACCTCTGTTTTTGGGgtttgtaacggctgttacggtactgtaacaactgttatgggccataaccctaaagaaaatgggaaaaaaatggaaaaactttttttttttccttttcctttcttttcttttcttcttctttttgggctACGACGCTGCTGTGGCTGTGGTTGCGGCACTGCTGTGGCGGCggcagcagcagttgctgctccccttcttctctctctctctctctcttttcagtcccctctctcttctttccctcttttctttttagtttccctctcttcttttcattttccctctttagAAAAAACGAATGTACTGCGTGGCTGTGAAACAACCATGcacttattaattttttttatacgcTGCAGTGCACGCATCACAGTGTACATGCACTGTttgttacgtggggcccaccttgatttatgtgtagtatatccatgctgtccataatTTTTCAGGTTCATTTTAATGCACGATCCTTGAAATGAAggcatccaaatctcaattggacctcgtagttgggattgaatgccaaccgttaaaattttctttgggcccactataatgtttatgttccatcgaacctgttgatgaggtcacatagaccttgaccttgatgaagggagaacacaaataacaacttgatccaaaaaaaaatgtcttaagtaaaatttaatggtgggaattaaatccttattttgtggtccacctaagatttggatcaacctcattttttggaccatgccttgaaatgagttggcaaaaaggatgtaccgcatggatatacaacaaatgcattggggtgggccccactttttaaaGGCatactcactagtggtccaccaaaaatttagatctacctgaatttttggaccatgccttaaaatgagttggcaaaaaggattgacgacatggatatacaaatacatcgaggtggcccgcttggcccactagtggtccacttaagatttggatttacctcatttttttttttccaatacccTTAAATGtgttgccaaaatggatggatgacatgcatatataatacataatcgatttggccctaaaaatttatacatgaggtatatatcaactcaaaattaacaaattaaaatttgagaccattgttgctaagtcacaatcccaaaattaaattgtttgaacaattttcacCATTAGTTTCCAGAcaattgttttttgaaataagaccatttgatattttcatttttcactgtcaaataaatgtccaccaatccattagtgggattagtgccaatagattgcattaatttgaggctagtttaGGGCATTAAATGGTCCCCTAATCAGCCCCAAATTGACAACACTATTTAccccaatttaattttaatttttttaaagatctgtgggggaaaatgatatcaaattgttaggtat
Coding sequences:
- the LOC131248883 gene encoding uncharacterized protein LOC131248883; the protein is MSSPLYSTACILNPACLFTSVDPPEALTMHMVGFMNVLERIIPNREEQDKISTLLNFYTKTEGIFSRDIVIRHRTMKLPTDWWAAYGVDPNRKDPALKKLAMRILGLTCSASGCEHNWSTFVSVSLDCLVIVNFNFLV
- the LOC131248882 gene encoding uncharacterized protein LOC131248882; the protein is MNGSDAKNDTDGDSSMALCSKLEKLVDSIRFYESKLANLRDGNVDAKSLSEDGDPIEDAKQEMSDEVIGAKLKVLYAQKKAICVHLAAAQSRERRSSDEVKALKHKLRKAILREAEMVMTTLSDCSGDLYGVCSEPISGFRFGNPSKDSLFHAVVIDEAAQVYFFILSYMLICWLFIYLFLTLNQILVL